The Salvia miltiorrhiza cultivar Shanhuang (shh) chromosome 1, IMPLAD_Smil_shh, whole genome shotgun sequence genome has a window encoding:
- the LOC131014113 gene encoding receptor-like protein 9DC3, which produces MEALPELRVLVLKSNKFDGNMSLASRSNLPFPKLQVLDISENEFVGSLPQKYFKNFRAMMDVKENQTNLTPSDDDDDRNFLFFLEMRITLKGLDQLLRRLLKTFTTIDLSSNNFSGSIPDSIGNLNSLRYLNLSHNNLMGHIPASLGNISVLESLDLSSNKLDGGIPSELTSLTFLAKLNLSMNNLVGQIPQSTQFSTFENDSYVGNMGLCGFPLTRKCNDENRLFFYCYS; this is translated from the exons ATGGAAGCTCTTCCTGAGCTTCGAGTGCTCGTCTTGAAGTCTAACAAGTTTGATGGTAACATGTCGTTGGCTTCACGAAGCAACCTTCCATTTCCTAAGTTGCAAGTTTTAGATATATCAGAGAACGAATTTGTGGGGTCTTTACCTCAAAAATATTTCAAGAATTTCAGAGCAATGATGGATGTGAAGGAAAATCAAACAAATCTAACACcaagtgatgatgatgatgatcgcaactttctattttttttggaGATGAGAATCACCTTGAAAGGTCTCGATCAGCTATTGAGGAGATTGTTGAAAACCTTTACAACCATTGACTTATCCTCCAACAATTTCTCTGGTAGTATTCCAGATTCCATAGGTAATCTGAATTCTTTGAGATACTTGAATTTGTCCCACAATAATCTCATGGGACACATACCTGCATCTCTTGGAAATATAAGTGTGCTTGAATCATTGGACTTGTCATCGAACAAATTGGATGGAGGAATTCCAAGTGAACTGACAAGCTTGACATTTCTTGCGAAATTAAACCTGTCAATGAATAATCTAGTGGGGCAAATACCACAATCTACTCAGTTTTCCACATTTGAGAATGATTCATACGTGGGAAACATGGGATTGTGTGGATTTCCTTTAACAAGAAAATGCAACGATGAGAACAG ATTGTTTTTCTATTGCTACTCGTGA